From Priestia filamentosa, a single genomic window includes:
- a CDS encoding NUDIX hydrolase, whose product MKEEYLKIFDENQVHIGEKTRDEVHKKGYWHETFHCWFVSEYEGEIYLYFQIRSKEKKDYPNLLDITAAGHLLAHETVMDGIREVEEELGVEVAFNNLLSLGVIPYSVTLPHFIDKELAHVFVYKTQHTFEGYTLQQEEVSGLVRAKLSSVVELWLGQTDSINVEGFQIHQKGEKTPINKAFYWEEFVQHKPFYYERIIHELHKTFHF is encoded by the coding sequence GTGAAAGAAGAGTACTTAAAAATATTTGATGAAAACCAAGTACACATTGGTGAGAAAACTAGAGATGAGGTTCATAAGAAAGGATACTGGCATGAAACCTTTCACTGCTGGTTTGTTAGTGAATACGAAGGAGAGATTTATCTTTATTTTCAAATTCGAAGCAAAGAGAAAAAAGATTATCCGAATTTGTTAGATATCACAGCAGCAGGTCATCTATTAGCACATGAAACAGTTATGGATGGCATCAGAGAAGTAGAAGAGGAGCTTGGCGTTGAAGTAGCGTTCAACAACCTTCTCTCGCTCGGCGTTATTCCATATAGCGTGACGCTTCCTCATTTTATTGACAAAGAGCTAGCACATGTTTTCGTGTATAAAACTCAGCACACATTTGAAGGATATACCCTTCAGCAAGAGGAAGTTTCAGGTCTTGTAAGAGCCAAACTTTCTTCCGTTGTTGAGCTTTGGTTAGGTCAAACGGATAGTATTAATGTGGAAGGATTTCAAATACATCAAAAAGGTGAGAAAACCCCGATTAATAAAGCCTTTTATTGGGAAGAATTTGTTCAACATAAGCCATTTTACTATGAGAGAATCATCCATGAACTGCATAAAACATTTCATTTCTAG
- a CDS encoding GNAT family N-acetyltransferase, whose amino-acid sequence MIIRRIHREETPPFSLLLLADPSQEKVKEHLEKGVCFVAEEDKKIIGAYILEEKNEKSIELVNIAVKEHLHGKGIGKKLIQHVLQSTKEQGYEIIEVGTGNSSINQLAFYQKCGFRMTGIERNFFLENYKEPLFENGIRCQDMVRLTFFLQ is encoded by the coding sequence ATGATAATAAGAAGAATACATAGAGAGGAAACACCCCCTTTTTCTTTGCTCTTACTTGCAGATCCTTCTCAGGAAAAAGTGAAGGAACATCTAGAAAAAGGCGTTTGTTTTGTAGCGGAAGAAGATAAGAAAATAATCGGAGCTTACATTTTAGAAGAAAAAAATGAAAAGAGTATTGAACTTGTGAATATCGCAGTGAAAGAACATCTTCATGGAAAAGGAATTGGCAAAAAGTTAATTCAGCATGTCCTTCAAAGTACAAAAGAACAGGGCTACGAAATCATTGAAGTTGGAACAGGAAATTCAAGTATAAATCAGCTTGCTTTTTATCAAAAGTGCGGCTTTCGCATGACAGGTATTGAACGCAACTTCTTTTTAGAAAATTACAAAGAACCATTATTTGAAAACGGCATCCGCTGTCAAGATATGGTTCGGTTAACGTTTTTCTTACAGTAA
- a CDS encoding SDR family NAD(P)-dependent oxidoreductase, which produces MLKNKRVIVTGAGAGIGKEIVRLCLDEGASIIACDVNEEALIELGKLLKNTNLSTYTVDVSSYKEVVRFFEWINEKGEEVHALVNNAGIYLAQNILDYTEESIDSVLNINVKGAVYFSQLFAKKMMRNNEKGTIVNMSSVSGMEGSSDAIYGMSKAAILGLTKSCAVNFSPHIKVNAVAPTMVDTTMMKSIPKWRKQEYWNSQLIQTPVTARDVAETVLFLLSDKSNHYTGATFDLNNGGYLR; this is translated from the coding sequence TTGCTAAAAAATAAAAGAGTAATTGTAACTGGAGCAGGAGCGGGTATTGGAAAAGAAATTGTGAGACTTTGTTTAGACGAAGGAGCTTCAATTATTGCTTGTGACGTGAATGAAGAAGCCTTAATAGAGCTAGGAAAATTACTGAAAAATACCAACTTATCTACATATACAGTAGACGTTAGTTCTTATAAAGAAGTTGTTCGCTTTTTTGAATGGATTAATGAAAAAGGCGAGGAAGTACATGCCCTAGTAAATAATGCAGGAATTTATCTTGCACAAAATATATTAGATTACACCGAAGAAAGCATTGATTCTGTATTAAATATTAATGTCAAAGGAGCCGTCTATTTTTCGCAGCTATTTGCAAAGAAGATGATGAGAAATAATGAAAAGGGAACAATCGTGAATATGTCTTCAGTATCAGGAATGGAAGGAAGCTCTGATGCTATTTATGGGATGTCAAAAGCCGCTATCTTAGGATTAACAAAAAGCTGTGCCGTGAACTTTTCACCACATATTAAAGTAAATGCTGTTGCCCCCACAATGGTTGATACAACAATGATGAAAAGTATTCCAAAGTGGCGAAAGCAAGAATATTGGAACAGTCAGCTCATCCAAACACCTGTTACAGCTAGAGATGTAGCTGAAACGGTTCTCTTTCTCTTATCTGATAAATCTAATCACTATACAGGAGCAACCTTTGATCTCAATAATGGAGGCTATTTAAGATAG
- a CDS encoding class I SAM-dependent methyltransferase, which produces MSKNVFYEQVGVAMTCRSYEEYEKMFDLKMEQFKGGKVLDVAAGASSFTVSAYRKGYDAYAVDPLYNISPREMRKHGEEEIQEASRKLKKGTQTLLWDSYKTLEEHDKIRRDSFSLFMEQYTQNEKDQRFFYGALPHLPFSDQTYSLLLCNHFLFLYEAQFDFNFHVNAMKEMIRVTKKGGEIRIYPLVGFNHEIYPYLNSLIETLKNEHVEIKLLPTTFRFMPKATEMLVIYKK; this is translated from the coding sequence ATGAGTAAAAATGTATTTTATGAACAAGTTGGCGTTGCTATGACATGCAGATCTTACGAAGAGTATGAAAAGATGTTCGACTTGAAGATGGAACAATTTAAAGGCGGAAAAGTGTTAGACGTTGCAGCAGGAGCTTCTTCTTTCACAGTAAGTGCTTATCGTAAAGGATATGATGCTTACGCAGTAGATCCTTTGTACAATATATCTCCACGAGAGATGAGAAAACACGGCGAAGAAGAAATCCAAGAAGCTAGCCGTAAGCTTAAAAAAGGGACTCAAACTCTTTTATGGGATTCCTATAAGACGCTAGAAGAACATGATAAAATTCGAAGAGACTCGTTTTCTTTATTTATGGAACAATATACGCAAAACGAAAAAGATCAACGCTTTTTTTACGGAGCGCTCCCGCATTTGCCTTTTTCAGATCAAACCTATTCTCTCTTGTTGTGCAATCATTTCCTTTTTTTATATGAAGCACAATTTGATTTCAACTTTCACGTAAATGCAATGAAAGAAATGATTAGGGTAACGAAAAAAGGCGGAGAAATTCGAATTTATCCGCTCGTTGGATTTAATCATGAGATTTACCCATATTTAAATAGTCTAATCGAAACGCTAAAAAACGAGCACGTGGAAATAAAGCTCCTTCCCACAACATTTCGATTTATGCCAAAAGCAACCGAAATGCTCGTTATTTATAAAAAATAG
- a CDS encoding DUF4023 domain-containing protein — protein MDDTREFVENLHEKQAKAEQNEKRQGKSHANRKLPNKQHSTNK, from the coding sequence ATGGATGACACACGTGAGTTTGTAGAAAATTTACATGAAAAACAGGCTAAGGCGGAGCAGAATGAAAAGCGTCAAGGAAAGTCCCATGCAAATCGTAAATTACCTAATAAACAGCACAGTACTAATAAGTAA
- a CDS encoding potassium channel family protein, producing MKKLFAVFGLGRFGSTLVKEFYDMGIEVLAVDTDEARVSEYINYATHAVYVSSIDETVLRNLGVGNVDHAFVSFGNDMQTSILTSLLLKEMGVRKVWAKAQNEYHSKVLEKIGVDRVIHPERDVAKRIAHHITSDKMIDFIELSKEYSIVEIVATNKVDHYSLEELNVRAEYGCNIVGIQRHGRFVVAPAAEEIIYKDDVLIVMGHNQDIIRFEKEGV from the coding sequence ATGAAGAAATTATTTGCCGTATTTGGTTTAGGACGTTTTGGTTCAACTCTCGTTAAAGAGTTTTATGATATGGGTATTGAAGTATTAGCTGTAGATACAGACGAGGCAAGAGTTAGTGAATATATTAATTATGCCACGCACGCCGTTTATGTCAGTTCAATTGACGAAACGGTTTTACGTAACTTGGGCGTTGGCAATGTCGACCATGCTTTCGTTTCTTTCGGAAATGACATGCAAACCAGTATATTAACTTCATTACTCTTAAAAGAAATGGGAGTTCGTAAAGTGTGGGCAAAAGCGCAAAACGAATATCACTCAAAAGTGCTTGAAAAAATCGGAGTAGATCGAGTTATCCATCCCGAACGTGATGTAGCCAAAAGGATTGCTCACCATATTACTTCCGATAAAATGATTGATTTTATTGAGTTATCCAAAGAATACAGCATTGTAGAGATTGTGGCAACAAACAAGGTGGATCATTATAGCTTGGAAGAACTCAACGTACGAGCCGAATATGGATGTAATATTGTAGGGATTCAACGTCATGGAAGGTTTGTGGTTGCTCCTGCTGCAGAGGAAATCATTTATAAAGATGATGTTTTAATTGTGATGGGACATAATCAAGACATCATACGCTTTGAAAAAGAAGGTGTGTAA
- a CDS encoding TrkH family potassium uptake protein, with product MLLYKSRKRHKIKKLEPASILFSGFLGLILLGTGLLMIPAATSDRHHLSFIDALFEATSAVCVTGLAVVDTGTTFTLFGQIILLVLIQVGGWGFMTIGILMFIILGKKIGLQQRLILKESLNAFSLQGVIALVRRVVFITLAVEAIGALILAIRWAQEMSWGKAIYYGIFHSISAFNNAGFGLEPDNLSKWVGDPTVNIIITFLFIIGGTGFFVIADILEKRNLRKFSLHTKIVLASTLILNIVSTLVIFTLEYHNADTLGKLSMGDKWWAAYFQGVVPRTAGFNTLDIGELTLSSKVYVMGLMFVGAAPGSTGGGIKVTTFVLILLALWSVLTNKEDINIFQRRIPKSLIYRAFSIATSAMIFVFVIFFLLTITEKGVDMSTILFETISASGTVGLSANFTGDLSPAGRILITIMMFIGRVGPLTIGFVLAIRSNRQSKIRYAEEKILLG from the coding sequence ATGTTACTTTATAAGTCACGTAAAAGACATAAAATAAAGAAATTGGAACCTGCATCTATTCTATTTTCGGGATTTTTAGGCTTGATATTGCTAGGAACAGGATTATTAATGATACCTGCTGCTACAAGTGATAGACATCACTTGAGCTTTATTGATGCTCTTTTTGAAGCTACTTCTGCCGTGTGTGTAACGGGATTAGCTGTTGTTGATACAGGAACTACCTTTACTTTATTTGGACAAATCATTCTACTTGTACTCATTCAAGTAGGTGGCTGGGGCTTCATGACCATTGGTATCCTTATGTTTATCATATTAGGTAAGAAAATTGGATTACAACAAAGGTTGATCCTTAAAGAATCTTTAAATGCATTTTCTCTACAAGGCGTTATTGCATTAGTCCGGCGTGTTGTGTTTATTACCTTAGCTGTAGAAGCTATTGGAGCCCTTATCCTAGCTATTCGTTGGGCACAAGAGATGAGTTGGGGAAAGGCTATTTATTATGGGATATTCCATTCTATATCTGCATTTAACAACGCAGGATTTGGCTTAGAACCTGATAATCTAAGTAAATGGGTGGGGGATCCAACCGTTAATATTATCATTACATTCCTTTTCATAATAGGTGGAACAGGATTTTTTGTAATCGCAGATATTTTGGAGAAACGAAATTTAAGAAAGTTTTCTCTTCATACTAAAATTGTATTAGCTTCGACCCTTATCCTAAATATTGTGAGTACACTTGTTATTTTTACTTTGGAATATCATAACGCTGACACGTTAGGTAAATTAAGCATGGGAGATAAATGGTGGGCAGCTTATTTTCAAGGAGTTGTTCCTCGTACAGCTGGTTTTAATACATTAGATATAGGAGAACTAACGTTAAGTTCAAAAGTCTATGTGATGGGTCTTATGTTTGTGGGAGCAGCTCCTGGTTCAACAGGTGGCGGAATTAAGGTTACGACCTTTGTCTTAATATTGTTGGCTTTGTGGTCAGTGCTAACAAACAAAGAGGATATTAACATTTTTCAACGCCGAATACCAAAATCCCTTATTTATAGAGCTTTTTCTATTGCTACTTCTGCAATGATTTTTGTTTTTGTCATTTTCTTTTTACTAACTATCACAGAAAAAGGAGTAGATATGTCCACAATCTTATTTGAAACTATTTCTGCTTCTGGCACGGTTGGACTAAGTGCTAATTTCACAGGCGACTTGAGCCCCGCAGGACGCATTCTCATTACGATTATGATGTTTATTGGAAGAGTAGGGCCTCTTACCATTGGTTTTGTGCTTGCTATTCGTTCGAATAGACAGTCAAAAATTCGTTATGCAGAAGAAAAAATTCTTCTTGGCTAA
- a CDS encoding YnfA family protein: protein MIKAIFIFLLAGIAEIGGGYLIWKWLREEASGWLGLFGGIALVLYGIIATWQAFPDFGRVYAAYGGVFIIMSLFWGWLVDKKIPDTYDWIGGLVCLIGVFIILWPRN, encoded by the coding sequence ATGATTAAAGCAATTTTTATATTTTTATTAGCCGGAATAGCAGAGATCGGTGGAGGCTACCTTATTTGGAAATGGTTACGAGAAGAAGCATCTGGTTGGTTAGGGTTATTCGGTGGAATAGCTCTTGTTCTCTATGGGATTATTGCTACATGGCAAGCATTCCCTGATTTTGGTCGGGTTTATGCAGCCTATGGAGGCGTCTTTATTATTATGAGTTTATTTTGGGGCTGGTTAGTAGATAAAAAAATTCCAGATACATATGATTGGATCGGTGGTCTTGTATGCTTAATTGGTGTTTTTATTATATTATGGCCAAGAAATTAA
- a CDS encoding GNAT family N-acetyltransferase gives MISLRNVQPTDLEQLLVIENEGFSIEEAATKEAMVERIQLISDTFIVAEREGKILGYINGPIINQPYITDDLFEETKENPKRGGYQSILGLAVSKQARNQGIARILIKKMEDIIKENKREGITLTCKQELVPFYEKCGFVNHGVSESNHGGLTWYNLIKLRESIS, from the coding sequence ATGATTTCTTTAAGAAATGTTCAACCCACAGATTTAGAACAGCTGTTAGTAATTGAGAATGAGGGTTTTTCGATAGAAGAAGCCGCAACAAAAGAGGCCATGGTGGAGAGAATTCAGTTGATATCGGATACCTTTATTGTGGCAGAAAGAGAAGGGAAAATACTTGGTTATATTAATGGGCCAATTATTAATCAACCTTATATAACCGATGATCTTTTTGAGGAAACCAAAGAGAATCCGAAAAGAGGAGGATATCAGAGCATTTTAGGGTTAGCAGTGTCTAAACAGGCTAGAAATCAAGGAATTGCAAGAATTTTAATTAAGAAAATGGAAGATATTATAAAAGAAAATAAAAGAGAAGGAATCACGTTAACATGTAAACAGGAATTAGTTCCGTTTTATGAGAAATGCGGATTTGTTAACCATGGCGTTTCTGAATCAAATCATGGTGGATTAACTTGGTATAACTTGATTAAGTTAAGAGAGAGTATAAGTTGA
- a CDS encoding D-2-hydroxyacid dehydrogenase, producing the protein MGIKTALRRVQKRRKLMNTIQPNILIFSPNEAEVKAYTEYICNQGFTSVKAATSLEQAERYLPGTEVILGWKFPTQLLNKQMGSSVRWFQSMGAGINDLIADKSIPQNIKITRIVDQFGTYISEYVFNFLLDIVKDGPRMRKAQLENRWDPFISDSLKGKTIGIAGLGSIGTEIVRKARAFDMNVNGLSFSGKQSSLVDLHFNRNQWYDFVKDLDYLVLTLPLTDDTYHIVNYELLLALKPNSCVINVGRGSLIDEDSLISVMQSGHLQAAVLDVFEVEPLPKNHAFWSMPNVYITSHLSGPSTVQDVSNFFLKNIKRYINGQPLDGFVDRKRGY; encoded by the coding sequence ATGGGCATTAAAACTGCCCTAAGAAGGGTTCAAAAGAGGAGGAAGCTAATGAATACAATTCAACCTAATATTCTTATATTTAGTCCTAATGAAGCAGAGGTAAAAGCTTATACTGAATATATTTGTAATCAAGGTTTTACATCCGTCAAAGCAGCAACAAGTTTAGAGCAAGCAGAAAGATATTTACCAGGTACTGAAGTTATTTTAGGATGGAAATTTCCCACCCAATTATTGAATAAACAAATGGGCTCATCTGTCCGTTGGTTCCAATCAATGGGAGCTGGAATTAATGACCTTATTGCAGATAAATCAATACCTCAGAATATTAAAATAACCAGAATTGTCGACCAGTTTGGTACTTATATATCTGAATATGTATTTAATTTTCTCTTAGATATAGTTAAAGATGGTCCACGTATGAGAAAAGCACAGCTAGAAAATCGATGGGATCCATTTATTTCTGATTCTCTAAAGGGGAAAACGATTGGAATAGCTGGTCTTGGATCAATTGGGACTGAAATTGTTCGTAAAGCCCGAGCGTTTGATATGAATGTAAATGGATTAAGCTTTAGTGGAAAACAATCTTCATTAGTAGACCTTCATTTTAATCGGAATCAATGGTACGATTTTGTAAAAGATCTTGATTATTTAGTGTTAACACTTCCTTTGACAGACGACACGTATCATATTGTGAACTACGAACTTCTTCTAGCCTTGAAACCAAATTCTTGTGTTATTAACGTTGGACGTGGCTCCTTAATCGATGAAGATAGTTTAATATCTGTCATGCAATCCGGACATCTCCAGGCAGCTGTTTTAGATGTATTCGAGGTAGAACCGTTACCAAAAAATCATGCATTCTGGTCCATGCCTAATGTGTATATCACTTCACATTTATCGGGACCAAGTACTGTACAGGATGTAAGTAACTTTTTTTTGAAGAATATTAAACGATATATAAATGGACAACCCTTAGACGGCTTCGTTGATAGAAAGCGTGGTTACTAG
- a CDS encoding LysR family transcriptional regulator — protein sequence MDIQSLHIFKVVAEHGSITKAAKELNYAQSNITTRMQQLESSLQTVLFYRHNKGITLTTKGDLLLTYTDKIFRLFEETRQVMRDEEEPQGPLSIGSMESTAAVHLPMFILRYHSTCPKVDLTLKTGPTAQHIEEVLNYKLDGAFVSGPVQHPNLVAKKIFREKLVLVSSLLSSYPLELENIGNLTLLVLHKGCSYRQKLESWLHKEGIRPSKVMEFGSLDALMGCVAAGLGVSLLPLSIVQKYSHLEEITHYSLLEEFTLVDTFFIHRADNTFSTPLLKFIELFQEEKSSITCDEKRS from the coding sequence ATGGATATTCAATCATTACATATTTTTAAGGTAGTTGCTGAGCATGGAAGTATAACGAAGGCTGCAAAAGAATTAAACTATGCACAGTCCAATATAACAACTCGAATGCAGCAATTAGAAAGTAGCCTACAGACAGTTTTATTTTATCGACATAATAAGGGGATTACATTAACAACAAAGGGAGATTTATTATTAACCTACACTGATAAAATTTTTCGTCTCTTTGAAGAAACTAGACAAGTCATGCGGGATGAAGAAGAGCCTCAAGGTCCGTTATCTATTGGCTCAATGGAGTCAACAGCTGCTGTTCATTTGCCTATGTTTATCTTAAGATATCATTCTACCTGTCCAAAAGTTGATCTAACTTTAAAGACTGGGCCTACTGCTCAGCATATTGAAGAAGTATTAAATTATAAATTAGATGGTGCATTCGTTTCTGGCCCTGTACAGCATCCTAATCTCGTGGCAAAAAAAATTTTCAGAGAAAAATTAGTATTAGTTAGCAGTTTGTTATCTTCTTATCCTTTAGAGTTAGAGAACATTGGTAACTTAACATTGTTAGTGTTACATAAAGGTTGTTCTTACCGCCAAAAACTTGAGAGTTGGTTACATAAAGAAGGAATTAGACCCTCCAAAGTTATGGAGTTCGGTTCCTTAGATGCACTTATGGGTTGCGTAGCAGCTGGTCTAGGGGTTAGTTTACTCCCTCTGTCTATTGTTCAAAAATATAGTCATCTAGAAGAGATTACCCATTATTCTCTCCTTGAAGAATTCACTTTAGTTGATACATTTTTTATTCATCGTGCTGATAATACCTTCTCCACCCCTCTTCTTAAATTCATAGAGCTATTTCAAGAAGAGAAGTCATCTATAACTTGTGACGAAAAGAGAAGTTAA
- a CDS encoding YbfB/YjiJ family MFS transporter produces the protein MDKKQLSFLTGGLLAMAIALGIGRFSYTPILPLMQQKFEFSETIAGYLASANYAGYLIGAILTGLFSMRARTVPVLRLSLIIGVVTTLLMSLTTSYIGWAILRFLSGICSALVFVLASSMVLEKLRGIDKTNWSGFFYMGPGYGIFLTGISIPLFYNSWGWKGAWIGLSGLSLFLLIFVFLTFKETPGFLHNKKGRTFQKSLVPPRKWLPLLILANGCEGLGYIVTGTFIVSIAQNTPSFHFESSIIWTVVGVTAIPSCLIWSSLARRWGFVKSLVLAMLLQAVGISIPVFFSSPFSLFTSAAIFGATFMGITALGATLLGKMVPTNNSRIMGVFTVAYAIGQMIGPTLAGALSEATSNYRASLLGAAGIILIGAISLISGLKYERKKESKSKSPHLFKS, from the coding sequence ATGGATAAAAAACAGCTCTCCTTTTTGACAGGAGGTTTACTTGCCATGGCGATAGCATTAGGGATTGGAAGGTTTTCTTATACGCCTATTTTGCCCCTTATGCAGCAGAAATTTGAGTTTTCCGAAACAATTGCTGGTTATCTGGCTTCAGCTAATTATGCTGGTTATCTAATTGGAGCAATTTTAACTGGACTATTTTCCATGAGAGCAAGAACGGTTCCTGTTTTAAGACTAAGTTTAATTATTGGGGTAGTGACAACGCTTCTTATGAGTTTGACTACTTCTTATATAGGTTGGGCAATACTTAGGTTTCTATCTGGCATATGTAGTGCCCTAGTTTTTGTCTTAGCTTCAAGCATGGTTTTGGAGAAACTGAGAGGGATAGATAAGACGAATTGGTCTGGTTTTTTTTATATGGGACCTGGCTATGGAATTTTCCTAACAGGTATTTCTATCCCACTGTTCTATAATAGTTGGGGCTGGAAAGGAGCGTGGATTGGTTTATCTGGATTAAGTTTATTTTTGTTAATTTTTGTCTTTCTAACCTTTAAAGAAACTCCTGGTTTCTTACATAACAAAAAAGGCAGGACATTTCAAAAAAGCTTAGTTCCGCCAAGAAAATGGCTACCTCTCTTGATATTGGCTAATGGTTGTGAAGGCCTAGGATATATTGTAACGGGTACATTTATTGTCTCAATTGCTCAGAATACACCCTCTTTCCACTTTGAATCTTCTATAATTTGGACAGTTGTTGGTGTAACGGCTATTCCATCTTGCCTAATATGGTCATCACTTGCTAGGAGATGGGGATTTGTAAAATCATTAGTCCTAGCTATGTTATTACAAGCAGTAGGAATTAGTATTCCTGTGTTTTTTTCCTCGCCGTTTAGTTTGTTTACAAGTGCAGCGATCTTTGGAGCCACTTTTATGGGAATTACGGCTCTTGGAGCTACGTTACTAGGAAAAATGGTACCAACAAATAATAGCCGAATAATGGGAGTCTTTACAGTTGCTTATGCAATTGGACAAATGATTGGTCCAACTCTTGCAGGAGCTCTTTCAGAAGCTACAAGTAATTATCGTGCTTCCTTATTGGGAGCAGCAGGAATTATCCTTATAGGGGCAATCTCCCTTATTTCAGGATTAAAATATGAAAGGAAAAAAGAATCAAAAAGCAAGTCACCTCATTTATTTAAATCTTAA
- a CDS encoding NAD(P)H-dependent flavin oxidoreductase, whose protein sequence is MNLYNRVCEVLDIEVPIIQAGMAGDRITTVELIVNVCEAGGLGTLGAAYMQPEDIRQTVQEIRKHTDKTFAVNLFATDMIDNTVGMEEVQHMLDTMRDVLHIKRSGQKIKTQNLFKDQFKVLVEEQVPVVSTAFGILPSYAMKIAKEQGMKVITMITTVREALEAQEQGTDIIVAQGSEAGGHRGTFDMNEHPNGANIGLFSLVPQVVDRVNIPVVASGGIMDGRGLIAALTLGASGIQMGTVFLATKESGAHSCYKQALYESDEESTVITKNFSGRPARGIKNAFIKDFDHSKIQPLAFLTQNAVTGDIRKAAAKQSNKEYMSLWCGQGTRLLEKDKTATEIINTTMQQAKSILTTFNYR, encoded by the coding sequence ATGAATTTATATAATCGTGTTTGTGAAGTTTTAGATATTGAAGTACCGATCATACAAGCTGGTATGGCTGGGGATAGGATTACAACCGTAGAGCTCATTGTGAATGTATGTGAAGCTGGAGGCCTTGGGACATTGGGAGCTGCTTATATGCAGCCAGAGGATATTCGGCAGACAGTGCAAGAAATTAGAAAACATACAGATAAGACATTTGCAGTGAACCTGTTTGCTACTGATATGATAGATAATACAGTTGGTATGGAAGAAGTTCAACATATGTTAGATACTATGCGAGATGTTTTGCATATTAAGCGTAGTGGCCAAAAAATCAAAACTCAAAATTTATTTAAAGATCAATTTAAAGTATTAGTGGAAGAACAAGTACCCGTCGTGAGTACAGCTTTTGGTATTCTTCCCTCTTATGCTATGAAAATAGCAAAAGAGCAAGGCATGAAGGTTATTACAATGATTACAACGGTTAGAGAAGCTTTAGAAGCTCAAGAACAAGGTACAGACATTATCGTAGCACAAGGAAGTGAAGCTGGTGGACATCGAGGAACATTTGATATGAACGAACATCCTAATGGAGCTAATATTGGGCTCTTCTCTCTCGTGCCTCAAGTAGTAGATAGAGTTAATATTCCCGTTGTGGCATCTGGTGGAATTATGGATGGAAGGGGATTAATAGCAGCTCTAACTTTAGGTGCAAGTGGTATTCAGATGGGAACTGTATTTCTAGCTACAAAAGAGTCTGGGGCCCATTCGTGCTATAAACAAGCTCTATATGAAAGTGATGAAGAAAGTACTGTTATTACAAAGAACTTTTCAGGTCGCCCAGCAAGAGGAATAAAAAATGCTTTTATTAAGGACTTCGATCATTCTAAGATTCAACCTTTAGCTTTTCTTACGCAAAATGCTGTGACAGGAGATATTCGAAAAGCTGCAGCTAAGCAAAGTAATAAAGAATATATGTCTTTATGGTGTGGTCAAGGAACACGATTACTGGAGAAAGATAAAACAGCAACAGAGATAATTAATACCACTATGCAACAAGCAAAAAGCATTTTAACAACATTTAATTATAGATAA